A single window of Oncorhynchus keta strain PuntledgeMale-10-30-2019 chromosome 34, Oket_V2, whole genome shotgun sequence DNA harbors:
- the LOC118378937 gene encoding LOW QUALITY PROTEIN: DNA-directed RNA polymerase III subunit RPC3 (The sequence of the model RefSeq protein was modified relative to this genomic sequence to represent the inferred CDS: inserted 6 bases in 3 codons) has protein sequence MTVQELWLCGLLLQEHFXQRIGTHLLRGGAQNLRTIANETNTPLDLILHKRTHIKHCSTGVVTLSFLQVKKSLCVLVQHGACEFGPXRGPGSPVEYRASCEWVLSVLRYIYTAKTLYGDTGELIVEEVLQRGHMNLSNTVKTXADRLTHNMEEGRSMKYSEVVSAFSKLVETHFLQRCPPVAEMGTAATSTTPATPGTPAAPASTAPPTAESNPDCYTLPHVTLIGRGKRRRSSDGSEEQRGGKKAKMDSESCGDEGIYWQVNFERFHQHFRDQAIISAVASKLDQTSSEIVRTMLKMSEVTTTQMSADTQPLSANEIFRSLPPNYSISRPILDQYLSLLVDDPMEFVGKSGDSGGGMYVVNLQRALANLARATLESVVQERIFRLLLRKRHLEQKQVEDFAMIPAKEAKDMLYTLLSENLVQLQVKHTIYKPYIIMLTCVFPP, from the exons ATGACTGTCCAGGAGCTGTGGCTGTGTGGCCTGCTGCTACAGGAGCACTT GCAGAGGATAGGCACTCACCTGCTCAGAGGAGGGGCACAGAACCTCAGGACCATCGCCAATGAGACCAACACACCACTGGACCTGATACTACACAAACGTACACACATAAAACATTGTTCAACAGGGGTGGTGACCCTGTCTTTTCTGCAGGTGAagaagtctctgtgtgtgttggtacaGCACGGTGCTTGTGAGTTCGGGCC GCGAGGCCCCGGGAGTCCAGTGGAGTACCGGGCCAGCTGTGAGTGGGTTCTAAGTGTTCTGCGGTACATCTACACAGCTAAGACCCTGTATGGAGACACAGGAGAACTCATCGTGGAGGAGGTCCTACAACGAGGCCATATGAATTTGAGCAACACGGTCAAGAC AGCTGACCGACTCACTCATAACATGGAGG AGGGTCGTAGTATGAAGTACAGTGAGGTGGTCTCAGCCTTCTCTAAGCTGGTGGAGACTCACTTCCTGCAGCGCTGTCCTCCGGTGGCCGAGATGGGAACTGCAGCCACCTCCACTACCCCGGCGACCCCCGGCACCCCTGCCGCCCCCGCCTCCACTGCCCCCCCAACAGCAGAGAGCAACCCCGACTGCTACACACTGCCCCATGTCACACTCATAG GTCGTGGGAAGCGCAGACGCTCCAGTGACGGCagtgaggagcagagaggagggaagaaagcCAAGATGGACTCCGAG tCGTGTGGTGATGAGGGGATCTACTGGCAGGTGAACTTTGAGAGGTTCCATCAGCACTTCAGAGACCAGGCCATCATTAGTGCTGTGGCCAGCAAACTGGACCAG ACCAGTAGTGAGATAGTGAGGACTATGTTGAAGATGAGTGAGGTTACTACCACACAGATGTCCGCCGACACTCAGCCTCTCTCCGCCAATGAGATCTTCCGCTCCCTCCCGCCCAACTACAGCATCAGCAGACCAATCCTGGACCAGTACCTCTCCCTTCTGGTGGATGACCCG aTGGAGTTTGTGGGGAAATCAGGTGACAGTGGAGGAGGAATGTACGTGGTCA ATCTCCAAAGAGCCCTGGCCAACCTGGCGAGAGCCACACTGGAGTCTGTGGTACAGGAGAG GATCTTCCGTCTGTTGCTAAGGAAACGTCATCTGGAGCAGAAGCAGGTGGAGGACTTTGCTATGATTCCTGCCAAGGAGGCCAAAGACATGCTGTACACACTGCTGTCAGAGAACCTGGTACAGCTACAGGTAAAACACACAATATACAAACCGTACATTATCATGCTCACCTGTGTTTTTCCACCCTAG